A window of the Gossypium arboreum isolate Shixiya-1 chromosome 2, ASM2569848v2, whole genome shotgun sequence genome harbors these coding sequences:
- the LOC108466980 gene encoding 1,4-alpha-glucan-branching enzyme 1, chloroplastic/amyloplastic isoform X2 encodes MEDDTEIEVEEQESVPKELSTPLNRKIITEKSEAKPRTIPPPGIGQKIYEIDPSLLGFRQHLDYRYAQYKRMREEIDKYEGGLEVFSRGYEKLGFVRSEMGITYREWAPGAKSAALIGDFNNWNPNADIMNRNEFGVWEIFLPNNADGSPAIPHGSRVKIRMETPSGIKDSIPAWIKFSVQAPGEIPYNGIYYDPPEEEKYVFKHPRPKRPKSLRIYESHVGMSSPEPMINTYANFRDDVLPRIKRLGYNAVQIMAIQEHSYYASFGYHVTNFFAPSSRFGTPDDLKSLIDKAHELGILVLMDIVHSHASNNVLDGLNMFDGTDGHYFHMGSRGQHLVWDSRLFNYGSWEVLRYLLSNARWWLEEYKFDGYRFDGVTSMMYIHHGLQVGFTGNYNEYFGYATDVDAVVYLMLVNDMIHGLYPEAVTIGEDVSGMPTFCIPVQDGGVGFDYRLHMAIADKWIEILKKRDEDWKMGDIVHTLTNRRWMEKCVAYAESHDQALVGDKTIAFWLMDKDMYEFMALDRPSTALIDRGIALHKMIRLITMGLGGEGYLNFMGNEFGHPEWIDFPRGDQRLPNGVVITGNGYSYDKCRRRFDLGDADYLRYRGMQEFDQAMQHVEEKYGFMTSEHTYISRKDEKDRVIVFEKGNLVFVFNFHWNNSYFDYRVGCAKPGKYKIVLDSDDPLFGGFGRLDHNAEYFSFEGWYDDRPRSFMVYAPNRTAVVYALVEDEPKVVNDLELVEIPETVKPAAAEPVKESETDEESEALDS; translated from the exons ATGGAAGATGATACGGAAATTGAGGTCGAAGAACAAGAATCTGTTCCTAAGGAGCTGTCTACCCCTTTAAACAGGAAAATAATTACCGAGAAAAGTGAGGCAAAACCAAGAACCATTCCTCCTCCTGGTATAGGACAGAAAATATATGAAATAGATCCATCACTGTTGGGTTTCCGTCAACATCTTGATTACCG GTATGCACAATACAAGAGAATGCGTGAGGAAATTGACAAGTATGAAGGTGGTTTAGAAGTGTTTTCTCGCGGCTATGAGAAGCTTGGCTTCGTACGCAG TGAGATGGGAATAACTTACAGGGAGTGGGCACCAGGAGCTAAG TCAGCAGCACTGATAGGAGATTTTAACAATTGGAACCCTAATGCTGATATTATGAACCGG aATGAATTTGGTGTCTGGGAGATCTTTTTGCCTAATAATGCTGATGGTTCACCAGCAATTCCCCATGGTTCTCGAGTGAAG ATTCGTATGGAAACTCCATCTGGGATTAAGGACTCCATTCCTGCTTGGATCAAGTTCTCAGTTCAAGCACCGGGTGAAATCCCATACAATGGAATATACTATGATCCGCCAGAAGAG GAAAAGTATGTATTCAAACACCCCCGGCCAAAAAGACCAAAATCACTTAGAATTTATGAGTCACATGTCGGAATGAGTAGCCCG GAGCCAATGATTAACACATACGCCAACTTTAGAGATGATGTTCTTCCCCGTATTAAAAGACTTGGGTACAATGCTGTTCAGATCATGGCTATTCAAGAGCACTCATATTATGCTAGCTTTGG GTACCATGTGACAAACTTCTTTGCACCTAGCAGCCGCTTTGGAACCCCTGATGACCTCAAGTCACTGATAGATAAGGCTCATGAATTGGGTATACTTGTTCTTATGGATATTGTGCACAG CCATGCTTCCAATAATGTGTTAGATGGGCTGAACATGTTTGATGGAACTGATGGTCATTACTTCCACATGGGGTCAAGGGGTCAGCACTTGGTGTGGGATTCTCGCCTTTTTAATTATGGAAGCTGGGAA GTACTAAGGTATCTTCTTTCAAATGCAAGATGGTGGCTGGAGGAATATAAGTTTGATGGGTACAGATTTGATGGTGTGACTTCAATGATGTACATCCATCATGGGTTGCAG GTAGGATTTACTGGAAATTACAATGAGTACTTTGGATATGCGACTGATGTAGATGCTGTTGTTTATCTGATGCTGGTTAATGATATGATTCACGGGCTCTATCCTGAGGCTGTCACCATTGGTGAAGAT GTGAGTGGAATGCCTACATTCTGCATTCCTGTCCAAGATGGTGGTGTGGGATTTGATTACCGTCTTCACATGGCCATTGCTGATAAATGGATTGAGATTCTTAA AAAGAGAGATGAAGACTGGAAAATGGGTGATATTGTTCACACGCTAACCAACAGGAGGTGGATGGAAAAGTGTGTTGCTTATGCTGAAAGCCATGACCAAGCTCTAGTTGGCGACAAAACAATAGCATTCTGGTTGATGGATAAG GATATGTATGAGTTTATGGCTCTAGATAGACCAAGTACTGCACTTATAGATCGTGGCATTGCATTACACAAAATGATTAGGCTCATTACAATGGGACTAGGTGGAGAAGGATACTTGAATTTCATGGGAAATGAATTTGGACATCCCG AGTGGATTGATTTCCCAAGAGGTGACCAGCGTCTTCCTAATGGTGTAGTAATTACTGGGAATGGTTACAGTTATGATAAATGTCGACGTAGATTTGATCTT GGGGATGCCGACTATCTCAGGTATCGTGGGATGCAAGAATTTGATCAGGCTATGCAGCATGTTGAAGAGAAATATGGT TTCATGACTTCCGAGCACACATATATATCGCGGAAGGATGAAAAAGATAGGGTGATTGTCTTTGAAAAAGGCAACCTGGTTTTCGTATTCAACTTCCACTGGAATAACAGCTATTTTGACTACCGTGTGGGGTGTGCAAAACCAGGAAAGTACAAG ATTGTTTTGGATTCAGATGATCCGTTATTCGGAGGCTTCGGTAGGCTTGACCATAATGCCGAATACTTCAGTTTT GAAGGATGGTATGATGACCGGCCTCGTTCATTCATGGTGTATGCCCCAAACAGAACAGCAGTTGTTTACGCCCTAGTTGAAGATGAACCAAAAGTAGTCAACGATTTGGAACTTGTTGAAATTCCTGAAACTGTTAAACCAGCAGCAGCAGAACCTGTTAAAGAATCTGAAACTGATGAAGAATCAGAGGCTTTAGACAGCTAA
- the LOC108466980 gene encoding 1,4-alpha-glucan-branching enzyme 2-2, chloroplastic/amyloplastic isoform X1 yields MVYSVSDLRLPCSPSVYSFNQSSFNASRRSSSFSLLLKKDLFSRKIFAQKSSYDSDSSPLTVASKKVLVPDDQGEGASSLTDELKSPSTISDDPQVIHDVESEEMEDDTEIEVEEQESVPKELSTPLNRKIITEKSEAKPRTIPPPGIGQKIYEIDPSLLGFRQHLDYRYAQYKRMREEIDKYEGGLEVFSRGYEKLGFVRSEMGITYREWAPGAKSAALIGDFNNWNPNADIMNRNEFGVWEIFLPNNADGSPAIPHGSRVKIRMETPSGIKDSIPAWIKFSVQAPGEIPYNGIYYDPPEEEKYVFKHPRPKRPKSLRIYESHVGMSSPEPMINTYANFRDDVLPRIKRLGYNAVQIMAIQEHSYYASFGYHVTNFFAPSSRFGTPDDLKSLIDKAHELGILVLMDIVHSHASNNVLDGLNMFDGTDGHYFHMGSRGQHLVWDSRLFNYGSWEVLRYLLSNARWWLEEYKFDGYRFDGVTSMMYIHHGLQVGFTGNYNEYFGYATDVDAVVYLMLVNDMIHGLYPEAVTIGEDVSGMPTFCIPVQDGGVGFDYRLHMAIADKWIEILKKRDEDWKMGDIVHTLTNRRWMEKCVAYAESHDQALVGDKTIAFWLMDKDMYEFMALDRPSTALIDRGIALHKMIRLITMGLGGEGYLNFMGNEFGHPEWIDFPRGDQRLPNGVVITGNGYSYDKCRRRFDLGDADYLRYRGMQEFDQAMQHVEEKYGFMTSEHTYISRKDEKDRVIVFEKGNLVFVFNFHWNNSYFDYRVGCAKPGKYKIVLDSDDPLFGGFGRLDHNAEYFSFEGWYDDRPRSFMVYAPNRTAVVYALVEDEPKVVNDLELVEIPETVKPAAAEPVKESETDEESEALDS; encoded by the exons ATGGTTTACAGTGTATCTGATTTACGATTACCTTGTTCGCCTTCAGTTTACAGCTTCAACCAGTCTAGTTTCAATGCCTCTCGTAGAAGTAGCAGTTTCTCTTTATTGTTGAAGAAGGATCTCTTTTCTC GGAAGATCTTTGCGCAAAAATCTTCTTATGATTCGGACTCGTCGCCCTTAACTGTTGCATCCAAGAAAGTGCTTGTTCCTGATGATCAGGGTGAGGGTGCTTCATCCTTGACAGATGAATTGAAAAGCCCTAGCACTATTTCAGATGATCCACAG GTAATTCATGATGTAGAAAGTGAAGAGATGGAAGATGATACGGAAATTGAGGTCGAAGAACAAGAATCTGTTCCTAAGGAGCTGTCTACCCCTTTAAACAGGAAAATAATTACCGAGAAAAGTGAGGCAAAACCAAGAACCATTCCTCCTCCTGGTATAGGACAGAAAATATATGAAATAGATCCATCACTGTTGGGTTTCCGTCAACATCTTGATTACCG GTATGCACAATACAAGAGAATGCGTGAGGAAATTGACAAGTATGAAGGTGGTTTAGAAGTGTTTTCTCGCGGCTATGAGAAGCTTGGCTTCGTACGCAG TGAGATGGGAATAACTTACAGGGAGTGGGCACCAGGAGCTAAG TCAGCAGCACTGATAGGAGATTTTAACAATTGGAACCCTAATGCTGATATTATGAACCGG aATGAATTTGGTGTCTGGGAGATCTTTTTGCCTAATAATGCTGATGGTTCACCAGCAATTCCCCATGGTTCTCGAGTGAAG ATTCGTATGGAAACTCCATCTGGGATTAAGGACTCCATTCCTGCTTGGATCAAGTTCTCAGTTCAAGCACCGGGTGAAATCCCATACAATGGAATATACTATGATCCGCCAGAAGAG GAAAAGTATGTATTCAAACACCCCCGGCCAAAAAGACCAAAATCACTTAGAATTTATGAGTCACATGTCGGAATGAGTAGCCCG GAGCCAATGATTAACACATACGCCAACTTTAGAGATGATGTTCTTCCCCGTATTAAAAGACTTGGGTACAATGCTGTTCAGATCATGGCTATTCAAGAGCACTCATATTATGCTAGCTTTGG GTACCATGTGACAAACTTCTTTGCACCTAGCAGCCGCTTTGGAACCCCTGATGACCTCAAGTCACTGATAGATAAGGCTCATGAATTGGGTATACTTGTTCTTATGGATATTGTGCACAG CCATGCTTCCAATAATGTGTTAGATGGGCTGAACATGTTTGATGGAACTGATGGTCATTACTTCCACATGGGGTCAAGGGGTCAGCACTTGGTGTGGGATTCTCGCCTTTTTAATTATGGAAGCTGGGAA GTACTAAGGTATCTTCTTTCAAATGCAAGATGGTGGCTGGAGGAATATAAGTTTGATGGGTACAGATTTGATGGTGTGACTTCAATGATGTACATCCATCATGGGTTGCAG GTAGGATTTACTGGAAATTACAATGAGTACTTTGGATATGCGACTGATGTAGATGCTGTTGTTTATCTGATGCTGGTTAATGATATGATTCACGGGCTCTATCCTGAGGCTGTCACCATTGGTGAAGAT GTGAGTGGAATGCCTACATTCTGCATTCCTGTCCAAGATGGTGGTGTGGGATTTGATTACCGTCTTCACATGGCCATTGCTGATAAATGGATTGAGATTCTTAA AAAGAGAGATGAAGACTGGAAAATGGGTGATATTGTTCACACGCTAACCAACAGGAGGTGGATGGAAAAGTGTGTTGCTTATGCTGAAAGCCATGACCAAGCTCTAGTTGGCGACAAAACAATAGCATTCTGGTTGATGGATAAG GATATGTATGAGTTTATGGCTCTAGATAGACCAAGTACTGCACTTATAGATCGTGGCATTGCATTACACAAAATGATTAGGCTCATTACAATGGGACTAGGTGGAGAAGGATACTTGAATTTCATGGGAAATGAATTTGGACATCCCG AGTGGATTGATTTCCCAAGAGGTGACCAGCGTCTTCCTAATGGTGTAGTAATTACTGGGAATGGTTACAGTTATGATAAATGTCGACGTAGATTTGATCTT GGGGATGCCGACTATCTCAGGTATCGTGGGATGCAAGAATTTGATCAGGCTATGCAGCATGTTGAAGAGAAATATGGT TTCATGACTTCCGAGCACACATATATATCGCGGAAGGATGAAAAAGATAGGGTGATTGTCTTTGAAAAAGGCAACCTGGTTTTCGTATTCAACTTCCACTGGAATAACAGCTATTTTGACTACCGTGTGGGGTGTGCAAAACCAGGAAAGTACAAG ATTGTTTTGGATTCAGATGATCCGTTATTCGGAGGCTTCGGTAGGCTTGACCATAATGCCGAATACTTCAGTTTT GAAGGATGGTATGATGACCGGCCTCGTTCATTCATGGTGTATGCCCCAAACAGAACAGCAGTTGTTTACGCCCTAGTTGAAGATGAACCAAAAGTAGTCAACGATTTGGAACTTGTTGAAATTCCTGAAACTGTTAAACCAGCAGCAGCAGAACCTGTTAAAGAATCTGAAACTGATGAAGAATCAGAGGCTTTAGACAGCTAA